One segment of Paenibacillus sp. FSL R7-0337 DNA contains the following:
- a CDS encoding LTA synthase family protein, with amino-acid sequence MREGKPASAQAHFYIVAGLLWLKLLLLRGLFFDRIAWEWIAADLAPVLLLLGVLAVITPGRMRKGVFWTFNGLLSLLLFAASVYFNHFGSVPTYLALYELNQVFQVKESVESTIEWVDYLFFADLLIVMVYSLFRRWKRGPEQRWQRDSRPVRRSRSIYLVVLLVAILGGGSLSAYSIHSARGITNELVQAETAGFLSYEVVAAIKAQEDNGLIGTGDIQETIAKVQALEATYPYKAMTGGLPEHYGSQKGKNVIIIQLEAFQNFPLHQSLEGQELTPVLNGLAGEGFYFPHVYQQVGPGNTSDAEFMSNTSIYPIASLAMPTGFGDRELPGLPRLLRDKGYEAYTFHVNKVGFWNRNELYPALGFNGYYDKGSFKNDHFNSFGASDEQLYATAVEKLAVLHQKGTPFYAQLVTASSHHPFKVPDSFRRIQVPDKLQGTMLGDYLSAVNYTDYAIGTLIDGLKQQGMWEDTVLVLYGDHFGLQPKDVPAEQVEETLGIKYDDRISRFNIPLVIHVPGMKQGQVVERTGGQLDVLPTVANLLGVSLKDEGFTAFGHDLLNVDRNVVGMRYYLPTGSFFNDEVLFVPGTSFADGEAVSLDTHEPVKDFSAYQSDYDYILKLMGLSDEYVKLLPQR; translated from the coding sequence ATGAGAGAGGGCAAACCTGCGTCTGCACAGGCGCATTTCTATATCGTGGCGGGACTGCTGTGGCTGAAGCTGCTGCTGCTGAGAGGGCTGTTCTTTGACCGGATTGCCTGGGAGTGGATCGCTGCGGATCTGGCGCCGGTGCTCCTGCTGCTGGGTGTGCTGGCTGTTATTACGCCTGGACGGATGAGAAAAGGGGTCTTCTGGACCTTCAATGGCTTATTATCGCTGCTGCTCTTCGCGGCCAGTGTGTACTTCAATCACTTCGGCTCGGTGCCTACCTATCTGGCGCTCTATGAGCTGAACCAGGTGTTTCAGGTAAAAGAGAGTGTAGAATCTACGATTGAGTGGGTCGATTATCTGTTTTTTGCCGATCTGCTGATAGTGATGGTCTATTCGCTCTTCCGCAGATGGAAGAGAGGGCCTGAACAACGGTGGCAGAGGGACAGTCGGCCTGTACGCAGATCCCGGAGCATCTATCTGGTGGTGCTGCTGGTGGCAATCCTTGGAGGCGGCTCGCTGTCAGCGTATTCGATTCATTCGGCCCGGGGAATTACCAATGAGCTGGTCCAGGCGGAGACGGCCGGATTTCTGAGTTATGAGGTGGTGGCAGCGATCAAGGCCCAGGAGGATAACGGCCTCATCGGGACCGGTGATATTCAGGAGACGATAGCCAAGGTGCAGGCACTGGAGGCTACCTATCCTTACAAGGCTATGACAGGCGGACTGCCGGAGCATTACGGATCGCAAAAGGGGAAGAATGTCATCATCATTCAACTGGAGGCGTTTCAGAATTTCCCGCTGCATCAGTCACTGGAGGGTCAGGAGCTGACGCCGGTGCTGAATGGCCTGGCCGGAGAGGGTTTCTATTTCCCGCATGTGTATCAGCAGGTAGGTCCGGGCAATACCTCGGATGCGGAATTCATGAGCAACACCTCAATCTATCCAATCGCTTCGCTTGCCATGCCCACAGGCTTCGGAGACCGGGAGCTGCCGGGACTGCCGCGGCTTTTGCGGGATAAGGGGTATGAGGCGTACACGTTCCATGTGAACAAGGTGGGCTTCTGGAACCGGAACGAGCTGTATCCGGCCCTTGGCTTCAACGGCTACTATGATAAAGGCTCCTTCAAAAATGACCATTTCAATTCGTTCGGGGCTTCCGATGAGCAGCTCTATGCAACTGCCGTAGAGAAACTGGCGGTGCTGCATCAGAAGGGTACGCCTTTCTATGCCCAACTGGTGACGGCCTCCAGCCATCATCCGTTCAAGGTGCCGGACAGCTTCCGCCGCATTCAGGTACCGGACAAGCTCCAGGGCACGATGCTGGGCGATTATCTGAGCGCGGTGAACTATACGGATTATGCAATAGGCACGCTAATCGACGGATTGAAGCAGCAGGGCATGTGGGAGGATACTGTGCTGGTGCTGTACGGTGACCATTTCGGCCTGCAGCCTAAGGACGTCCCGGCGGAGCAGGTGGAGGAGACGCTTGGCATCAAGTATGACGACCGGATCAGCCGGTTTAACATTCCGCTGGTGATCCACGTGCCTGGCATGAAGCAGGGGCAGGTTGTGGAGCGGACCGGCGGACAGTTGGATGTGCTGCCAACGGTAGCCAATCTGCTCGGGGTATCGCTGAAGGACGAGGGGTTTACGGCGTTCGGGCATGATCTGCTGAATGTGGACCGCAACGTGGTGGGCATGCGCTATTATTTGCCGACAGGCTCGTTTTTCAATGATGAAGTGTTGTTTGTGCCCGGTACAAGCTTCGCGGATGGTGAGGCGGTCTCGCTGGATACGCATGAGCCAGTTAAGGATTTCAGTGCCTATCAGAGCGATTACGACTACATTCTGAAGCTGATGGGCTTATCTGATGAATATGTGAAGCTGCTTCCGCAGCGTTAG
- a CDS encoding 5'-deoxyadenosine deaminase, translating into MANILIKHAEIITMNKQEDIIYGDIRIKGDLIVEIGTGLEVRGDELVIDAKNRTVIPGFIQTHIHLCQTLFRGKGDDLELMDWLRKRIWPLEAAHDEESLYYSAMLGIGELITSGTTTIVDMETVHHTDYAFQAIAKSGIRALSGKVMMDRKNPDAPAALQEETAASLQESVDLLEKWNGYANGRIQYAFSPRFVISCTEPLLREVESLSARYGVKVHTHASENLGEIELVQAMTGMRNIVYLDHLGLANERLILAHCVWLDEQEKRILRDRGVHVSHCPGSNLKLASGIADTPGMLHDHIHLSLGADGAPCNNNLDMFNEMRLAAVIQKPAHGPTTMDARSVFRMATIGGAKAVGMEDQIGSIEVGKKADLAILNLYNFHTFPSYDVDPISRIVYSATRADVETTMVDGEILMHSGLLKTIDKEVVLHEANCSIKRLLGSARLS; encoded by the coding sequence ATGGCGAATATCCTGATCAAGCATGCGGAGATTATTACGATGAACAAGCAGGAGGACATTATTTACGGTGATATCCGCATCAAAGGTGATCTGATTGTGGAGATTGGCACCGGCCTTGAAGTGAGAGGTGATGAGCTTGTCATCGACGCCAAGAACCGGACGGTTATCCCCGGTTTCATCCAGACGCATATTCATCTCTGCCAGACACTGTTTCGCGGCAAAGGGGATGATCTGGAGCTGATGGACTGGCTGCGCAAGCGGATCTGGCCGCTGGAGGCGGCGCATGATGAGGAGTCGCTGTACTATTCTGCCATGCTTGGCATTGGGGAATTAATCACCAGCGGCACAACGACCATCGTGGATATGGAGACGGTACATCATACGGATTATGCCTTCCAGGCGATTGCGAAGAGCGGTATCCGCGCCCTGTCAGGGAAGGTCATGATGGACCGGAAGAACCCCGATGCACCGGCGGCCCTGCAGGAGGAGACGGCGGCTTCGCTGCAGGAGAGTGTGGATCTGCTGGAGAAATGGAACGGATATGCGAACGGCCGGATTCAGTATGCTTTTTCCCCGCGGTTTGTCATTTCTTGTACGGAGCCGCTGCTGCGGGAGGTGGAGAGCCTCTCGGCCCGTTACGGGGTGAAGGTGCATACCCATGCTTCCGAGAATCTGGGCGAGATCGAGCTTGTGCAGGCGATGACCGGTATGCGCAATATCGTCTATCTGGATCACCTGGGGCTGGCTAACGAACGTCTGATTCTGGCGCACTGTGTCTGGCTGGATGAGCAGGAGAAGCGGATTCTGCGGGACCGCGGGGTTCATGTCAGCCACTGCCCGGGCTCGAACCTCAAGCTGGCCTCCGGCATTGCCGATACACCGGGCATGCTTCATGACCATATTCACCTCAGCTTGGGTGCAGACGGCGCGCCCTGCAACAATAACCTGGATATGTTCAACGAGATGCGTCTGGCGGCAGTCATCCAGAAGCCCGCGCATGGCCCGACTACGATGGATGCCCGGAGCGTCTTTCGGATGGCAACGATCGGGGGCGCGAAGGCGGTAGGGATGGAGGATCAGATCGGCAGCATCGAGGTCGGCAAGAAGGCGGATCTGGCCATTCTTAATCTCTATAATTTTCACACCTTCCCCTCTTATGATGTGGACCCGATCTCGCGGATCGTCTACTCGGCCACCCGTGCTGATGTGGAGACAACGATGGTTGACGGTGAGATTCTCATGCACTCAGGGCTGCTGAAGACCATCGACAAAGAGGTCGTGCTTCATGAAGCGAACTGTTCCATTAAAAGACTGCTGGGCAGCGCGCGGCTATCCTGA
- a CDS encoding GNAT family N-acetyltransferase, with amino-acid sequence MNLIAKCVQVMQAGGSDQWDEGYPNREVISEDIGKGTLFVCLEQEAIAGILVLDENQAEQYAGIEWEQQQGPHLIMHRLAVHPEIQGKGIARRLIAFAEEFARSSGYRSIRLDTYAKNDRALKLYPSLGYSQRGEIHFPGRTAAFPVFEKALT; translated from the coding sequence ATGAATCTGATTGCCAAATGTGTACAAGTTATGCAGGCAGGCGGAAGCGATCAATGGGATGAAGGATACCCTAACCGAGAAGTCATTAGTGAAGATATCGGCAAGGGAACCTTATTTGTCTGCCTGGAGCAAGAGGCGATCGCCGGAATCCTTGTGCTGGATGAGAACCAGGCGGAGCAATATGCAGGCATTGAATGGGAACAGCAGCAAGGGCCGCATCTGATCATGCACCGGCTTGCGGTACATCCCGAGATTCAGGGCAAAGGGATTGCCCGGCGGCTGATCGCCTTTGCTGAGGAATTCGCCCGCAGCAGCGGGTACAGAAGTATCCGGCTCGATACATACGCGAAGAACGACAGGGCGCTTAAGCTGTATCCTTCACTCGGGTATTCACAGAGAGGCGAGATTCATTTTCCCGGCCGTACCGCTGCTTTTCCGGTGTTTGAGAAGGCACTGACATAG
- a CDS encoding restriction endonuclease subunit S: MSREKAYLQMLESTAVIQWNIAMILEAKAVEAEKVKQWTHHHIHARAFDSHEDQLKESISIHEVIVEMVEGLTKLENGLYSNLKAVLGSGEDEGGDFGGDSEGFSFGDDSK, translated from the coding sequence ATGAGCAGAGAAAAGGCATATCTGCAAATGCTGGAGTCGACCGCTGTCATCCAGTGGAACATCGCGATGATTCTCGAGGCCAAAGCGGTGGAAGCGGAAAAAGTGAAGCAGTGGACCCATCATCACATCCACGCTAGAGCGTTCGACTCCCACGAAGACCAGCTGAAGGAATCCATCTCTATTCACGAGGTAATCGTGGAAATGGTAGAGGGGCTGACGAAGCTGGAGAACGGGCTGTACAGCAACCTGAAGGCGGTGCTGGGCAGCGGGGAAGACGAGGGCGGCGATTTCGGCGGGGATAGCGAAGGCTTCAGCTTCGGGGACGACAGCAAATGA
- a CDS encoding nucleoside-diphosphate sugar epimerase, with protein MFQTNLQRFSGTVKADAAYAVAGRLSKGDMKVQSKITKVLQHMAHTHEQMARILDAERHVAVRMSQIVHDLPDADPDFGGFSGLVESSGQVNKNIIAYLNALADLEEAMAEGVGRVIKELNGQEEE; from the coding sequence ATGTTCCAGACCAACTTGCAGCGCTTCTCCGGCACCGTCAAGGCGGATGCCGCATATGCTGTAGCAGGGCGTTTGAGCAAAGGAGACATGAAGGTGCAGAGTAAAATTACAAAAGTCCTGCAGCACATGGCCCATACGCACGAACAAATGGCACGGATTCTCGACGCCGAACGCCACGTAGCCGTCCGTATGTCGCAAATAGTTCACGATCTGCCGGATGCGGACCCTGATTTCGGCGGATTCAGTGGGCTGGTGGAAAGCTCAGGTCAAGTCAACAAAAACATCATTGCTTACCTCAATGCACTTGCCGATCTTGAAGAGGCGATGGCTGAGGGAGTGGGCAGGGTCATCAAGGAATTAAACGGTCAGGAAGAAGAGTAA
- a CDS encoding GNAT family N-acetyltransferase produces MKLTGEHLDLYPLGASELALALEDYAGLEQRLGLNVTSTTTLLDDEEMRYAMRVRHAKVLQDEENYCWLTMWAIIHPEQQQLIGFLILKGRPNEQGEVIVGYVLDERYWGQGYATEALRQITAWIFSHPGAHWIIADTETDNFASHRVLQHLGAELYRETEDLFWWRIARPASS; encoded by the coding sequence ATGAAACTTACAGGCGAACACCTGGACCTATACCCTCTGGGCGCTTCCGAGCTGGCGTTAGCCTTAGAGGATTACGCCGGGCTGGAGCAGAGGCTGGGCTTGAACGTGACGAGCACCACCACCCTGCTGGACGATGAAGAGATGCGCTACGCGATGCGGGTCAGGCATGCCAAGGTGCTGCAGGATGAAGAGAACTACTGCTGGCTGACCATGTGGGCCATCATCCACCCGGAACAGCAGCAGCTCATCGGCTTCCTGATCCTCAAAGGCCGCCCGAATGAACAAGGGGAAGTCATCGTTGGTTATGTCCTGGACGAGAGATACTGGGGCCAAGGCTATGCCACTGAGGCGCTGCGGCAGATCACCGCCTGGATCTTCAGCCATCCCGGCGCACACTGGATCATTGCAGATACCGAGACGGATAACTTCGCCTCCCACCGCGTCCTGCAACATTTGGGTGCGGAGCTATACCGCGAGACGGAGGATTTGTTCTGGTGGAGAATCGCCCGGCCAGCCAGTAGCTGA